The DNA segment ATAGTCAGCGACCAGCGTGGCGCGCCGACCTGGGCCAGGATGATCGCCAAGGCCACCACTCGGATCGTGACGGGATTCCAGAGGGAACTGACACATCCCGCGCGCATGTTTCACCTGACCGCCGCAGGGGAGACAAGCTGGTGTGGATTCGCGCAGAGAATATTTGAGCATGGATCAAGGCTTGGCCTGATAAACCTCGCGCCACGTGTGATCCCGGTATCAACAGCCGATTACAAGACCCCCGCCCGCAGACCTCTGAATTCAGCGATGGCGTGCGGGAGGATTCATGACGCGTTCGGCGTGACTCCTCCGGACTGGGAAGACAGCCTGAAACTTTGCATGGCGGAACTGGCCGCCGGAAATCCAGGGAAGCCCTAGCCGAACATCTCCGCTTCCACGCAGGCGCAAAGAGCGTGGGCCAGCACGATGTGCTGCTCTTGAATCACGTTGGTGGCGAACCCTTTGGCCAGCATCGTCACGTCGGCCATATTTTTAACGGCGCCCCCCTCCCGTCCGCTTAGCGCGATCGTTTTGATTCCCATGGCCCGGCATTTTTCCACCGCCTTGATTATGTTCGGTGAATTGCCGGAAGTTGTGATCCCGAGAAAAACGTCGCCGGGTTTCATCTTCGCCGTCACCTGCCGGGCGAAAATCTCGTCGAACCCATAGTCGTTGCCGATGGCGGTGAGCGTGGATGTGTCGGTGGAAAACGCCTCGGCGGGAAGCGGCGGGCGGTCCTTTGACAGCCTGCACACGAACTCCGCCGCAAGGTGCTGCGCGTCCGCGGCGGAGCCGCCGTTGCCTGCGATGTACAGCCTGCCGCCGTCCTTGTATGAATTGACCACGATTTCCGTGGCCATCTGGAAAAGCGCCATCTGTCCGTGGTCTGCCAGCAGCTGCAATTTCGCTTCGGCCGATTCGGCCAGCATTGCCTTCAACCTGTCGGAATATTTCATTAAACGCTCCTCATCTGATTGCCGGAACACTCTCCATCGACTACGTATATCATAACCAAAAAGGGGGTTTAAATCGCCTTTAAATGCCGCGGCCTTGCGGTGTAGCTATGTTCTTCGGCGGGGAATTTCGCGGCCCGCACCTCGTCCACATACTGGCGCACCGCCCCGGTGACGGCCTCCGAAAGGTCGGCGTATTTTTTCACGAACTTGGGCGTCACCTTCGATGGCATCCCCAAAAGGTCGTTTATCACAAGTATCTGCCCGTCGCATCCCGGCCCGGCGCCGATGCCAATGGTGGGTATCTTGAGTTTCGCCGTGACGGACTGGGCAAGCTCCATCGGCACGCATTCGAGCACGATGGCAAATGCCCCCGCCGCTTCCAGCGCAACCGCCTCGTCCGATATGCGCTTTGCCGTGTCCACCCCTTTGCCCTGCATGCGGAACCCGCCAAGCTGGTGTATGGACTGCGGGGTCAGCCCCACATGCCCCATCACGGGGATGCCGGCGGCCACCATGCGCCCGGTTACCTTTGCCACATCCCCCGCCCCTTCGAGTTTCACCGCCTCCGCCCCTTCGGCCACAAGCCTGCCCGCGTTTTCCATGGCCTTGTCTGCGCCAAGGTGATAGGAAAGAAAAGGCATGTCCGCCACCAGCAGCGCCCTTTGCACCCCCCGCCGCACCGCCCGGGTGTGATAGGCCATGTCCTCGATGGTGACCTTCAGTGTATTCTCCTCGCCGCGCACCGCCATGCCAAGCGAATCGCCGACGAGGATCACGTCCGCCCCCCCCATGTCCGCCAGAAGCGCGAACGGATGGTCGTACGCTGTGACGGCGGCGATTTTGTCCCCGCTCTCCTTCATGGCGCGCAGTTTTACCGTTGTTACTTTTTCATCTTTCATTGGTGTCCTCCCAAAATGCCGCCGGGATTGTCTGGAAAAGCAGGGCTGGGGAAAAGACGCGCCGCGCTCTGGCGCGAGGGACACAAAACCTTAACATGAACATTTCTCCCATCCCGGTCCGGTAATCCGGATCCAAGCGGTTGCCAATAAAAACCCGGTCTATGACTACATCACCGTCCGGGCCGGCCGAAGACCGATCCCAGCGGATTGAAAAACTCCTGCCCTTTGACTTCGCCGGTGATCTTCGCGGTCAGCTTGTCCAGGTCCGCTTCGTTGGCGACAAAGTCAATGTTGTTCGTGTTTATGATGAGCAATGGCCCTTCGCGGTAGTCGAAAAAAAATCCGTTAAAGGCCTTGCTCACCCTTTCTATGTATTCTTCCGGCACGCCGCGCTCCATGTCGCGCCCGCGCGCCTTGATGCGCCGCATGAGCGTTGCCGTGTCCGCCTGGAGATACACCACCAGGTCCGGCTTGGGCACGCTCCTGGCCATCAGCCTGTAGATATCAGTATACAGCCGTAACTCGCTTTCGTTCAAGTTCAGCCCCGCGAAAATCAGGTCCCGCTCGAAAATGTAATCGCAAAATATATACTGGTTGAAAAGATCGGTCTGGGTTAGCGCGGACAATTGCTTGAACCGGGACACAAGAAAGGCCACCTGGGTCTGGAACGCGTAGTCTTTCTGGTTTTTGTAGAACATCTCAAGGAACGGATTTTCCGCCAAGGGCTCGTAAACCGGATCCACACCGAATTTCCTGCCAAGCAGGGACACAAGGCTGCTTTTCCCCGCGCCGATAGGGCCTTCAATCGCGATGTACGCCGTCCTTTTTCTCATGCGGTCACAAGCCTGGTCTCCTGGCCCTTTTCAGGGAGGCTTTCCAAAAGAGCGGCCACCGTCTTGCCGAGGACCGGATGGACAAAGCCGGGATCGATGTCCGCCACGGGCAATAACACAAACCGCCTCTGGGCCGCCATTGGATGCGGGATCACAAGCTCCGGAGTGTCCACCGTTTCGTTACCGTAAAAAATAATGTCTATGTCTATCACCCTGGGGCCCCACTTCACACCGCGCACACGACCCATGTCAGCCTCTATCTTCCGCGTCATCCGCAGAAGATCCGCCGGAGCCGCGCCGGTTTCCACCGCCACCGCCGTGTTGTAAAACCACTCTTGCTCCGGCCCGCCCAATGGCGCCGTTTCATATATCCGGCCGGCGGCCTCAAGTGTCACTCCGGGCAGGGCCTCGATACTTTCCCCGGCTTTCCGTAAATTGCCAAGCCGGTCTCCCATGTTCGACCCTATCGACAGATATACCCGCATATTCTAAACCCGGCCGTTTGGAGGCACATTTATCGTTATAATTTCGTTCTTTTCTTTTGGGAAAAAGAAAAGAACCAAAAGAAAACCGTGTGCGCCGTATTGTGGGGGATTCCATCCCCCGCAAACGGCGCAAATGAAGTTTCTTTTTGCTTCTTTTTCTTTCCAAAGAAAAAGAAGAGATTTATGGCGATAAGAATCCTCCGAGTGGCCGGGTTTAGAATATGAACTTGATACCGGACAGTCGTTTGGCGATTTCGCCCATGACCCGTTTTTCATCATCTTCCCCTTTGCCCTGGAAAGTGACGGAGAATCTGATGGAAGGCTCCACATCGTCCCACGGCACCGTGGAGATGAGTTTTTCGCGAATGAGCCACTGGGAGAATTCCTCCGCCGTGGCGAATTTTTGCCCCCCCTCGATGCCCTTGGGAGCGGCCACATACAGGTAGAAGGTTCCCGCCGCCATTTTGGCGTTGAACCCGGCGGAGTTGAGAGCGTTGACCAGAAGCTTCATGCGCCGTTCATATTTGGCCACGATTTTGTCCGTGATCCACGGATTGTCCAGCGCGGTGACGGCGGCCTTCTGGATGCCGATGAACTGGCCGGAGTCGCAATTGTCCTTTATGGTGGCGAAAGCGTTGACCACAAGTTTGTTTCCCGTGACGAAGGCCATGCGCCATCCGGTCATATTGTACGCCTTGGACAGGGAGTGGATTTCGATTCCCACATCCTTTGCGCCGTCCATGGAGAGGAAGCTTAGTGGTTTTGCGCCGTATGTAAGGGCCGCATACGCGGCGTCCTGAACCACCACCACGCTGTTGTCCATGGCGAACCGGATCACCTTTTCGTAGAATTTG comes from the Nitrospinota bacterium genome and includes:
- a CDS encoding SIS domain-containing protein gives rise to the protein MKYSDRLKAMLAESAEAKLQLLADHGQMALFQMATEIVVNSYKDGGRLYIAGNGGSAADAQHLAAEFVCRLSKDRPPLPAEAFSTDTSTLTAIGNDYGFDEIFARQVTAKMKPGDVFLGITTSGNSPNIIKAVEKCRAMGIKTIALSGREGGAVKNMADVTMLAKGFATNVIQEQHIVLAHALCACVEAEMFG
- the panB gene encoding 3-methyl-2-oxobutanoate hydroxymethyltransferase, with product MKDEKVTTVKLRAMKESGDKIAAVTAYDHPFALLADMGGADVILVGDSLGMAVRGEENTLKVTIEDMAYHTRAVRRGVQRALLVADMPFLSYHLGADKAMENAGRLVAEGAEAVKLEGAGDVAKVTGRMVAAGIPVMGHVGLTPQSIHQLGGFRMQGKGVDTAKRISDEAVALEAAGAFAIVLECVPMELAQSVTAKLKIPTIGIGAGPGCDGQILVINDLLGMPSKVTPKFVKKYADLSEAVTGAVRQYVDEVRAAKFPAEEHSYTARPRHLKAI
- a CDS encoding deoxynucleoside kinase, which gives rise to MRKRTAYIAIEGPIGAGKSSLVSLLGRKFGVDPVYEPLAENPFLEMFYKNQKDYAFQTQVAFLVSRFKQLSALTQTDLFNQYIFCDYIFERDLIFAGLNLNESELRLYTDIYRLMARSVPKPDLVVYLQADTATLMRRIKARGRDMERGVPEEYIERVSKAFNGFFFDYREGPLLIINTNNIDFVANEADLDKLTAKITGEVKGQEFFNPLGSVFGRPGR
- the folK gene encoding 2-amino-4-hydroxy-6-hydroxymethyldihydropteridine diphosphokinase, which translates into the protein MRVYLSIGSNMGDRLGNLRKAGESIEALPGVTLEAAGRIYETAPLGGPEQEWFYNTAVAVETGAAPADLLRMTRKIEADMGRVRGVKWGPRVIDIDIIFYGNETVDTPELVIPHPMAAQRRFVLLPVADIDPGFVHPVLGKTVAALLESLPEKGQETRLVTA
- a CDS encoding LL-diaminopimelate aminotransferase, with translation MSTIQSESYIQGLFADRIGGRNFGKDTTIYKFEKIKRAKRAALAGNPGAELIDMGVGEPDEMAFEPVVKTLQAEAAKPENRGYSDNGIQEFKDAAARYMKNVFGVDGLDPHTEVNHAIGSKPALAMLPVGFINPGDTLAQTVPGYPVMATHTKYLGGSVVNLPLKASNGFLPDLSIITDEQRAKLKLLYINYPNNPTGAQATPKFYEKVIRFAMDNSVVVVQDAAYAALTYGAKPLSFLSMDGAKDVGIEIHSLSKAYNMTGWRMAFVTGNKLVVNAFATIKDNCDSGQFIGIQKAAVTALDNPWITDKIVAKYERRMKLLVNALNSAGFNAKMAAGTFYLYVAAPKGIEGGQKFATAEEFSQWLIREKLISTVPWDDVEPSIRFSVTFQGKGEDDEKRVMGEIAKRLSGIKFIF